The Kribbella sp. NBC_00662 nucleotide sequence GTGAGCACGATCAGCGGCCAGAGGAAGTCGTCCCAGGCGCCGATGAACGCGAAGATCGCGATCACGCTGATCGTCCCGCGGACCGACGGCAGACCGACGTACACGAAACGTTGCCAGGCGTTCGCGCCGTCGACGATCGCGGCCTGGTCGACCTCGAGCGGCAAGGCGCGAAAAGCGTTGTACATGAGAAGAACGTTCAACGCCCCGATCATGCCGGGCAACGCGACGCCGAACAGCGTGTTCGCCAGCCCGAACTCCCGCACCGTCACGTACTGCGAGATGATCGTCACCTCACCCGGCAGGACCAACGTGGCCAGGAACAACCCGAGCACGATGCGCCGCCCGCGGAACTGCAACCGCGAGATCGCGAACCCGGCCAGCGACGCGCCGATGACGTTGCCACCGACAACCAGTACGGCGACCACGAGCGAGTTCCGCGCGTAGTCCCAGACCGGGATCGTGTCGGTGACCTCTTTGTAGTGGGCGAACGTCGGCTGGGACGGCAGCAGCCGCGGGATCCGGGTGTAGATGTCCTCCCCGGATCCCTTCAGCGACGTCGACAACTGCCACAGGAACGGCCCGATCGTGATCAGCAGCACGAACGCCAGCAGCAGGTAGCGCACGACCTTCTCGCGCGGCGACACCGTGTTGAAGCCGAATGATCCCCGCCGACGACCAGCAGGACGCGGGGCCTCCGAGACATCGGCCGGACGCACCGGATCGGTCACAGTCGTCATGCTTCAGCTCCTCTGCGGTTCAGGCGAGCCAGGACCAGCATCGGTACGACGGTGACGAAGAACAGCACGATCGACAACGCCGACGCGTACCCGAGGTTGCCCTCGAAACCCTGGCTGTACTGCTGGATCAGCATCACCACCGAGTTGTCCCGCCCACCCGGACCGCCCTTGCCGCCGCTGAGGATGAACAGCTCCGAGAACACCCGCAGCGCCGATACCGAGATCAGGATCGAGATCAGGATCATCGTCCCGCGTACGCCGGGGATCGTGATGTGCACGAATCGCCGGAACGGACCGGCGCCGTCGACCGCGGCCGCCTCGTGCAACTCCCGTCCGACGTTCCCGAGGGCGGCCAGGTAGATGATCATGTAGTACCCGAGCCCCTTCCAGATCGTCAGACTGATTGCACTCAGCAACAACAGCCACTGGTCGGACAGGAACGGCAACGGACCGGAGATGAACCCCAGCTTCTCGGCCATCCCGTTGACCAGACCGCGATCGTCGAGGATCCACTGCCAGATCAGCGCCACCACGACCGCGGACGCCACCACCGGCGTGTAGAACGCAGTACGGAAGAACGTGATGCCGGGCAGCTTCTTCTCGACGAGTACGGCGAGCAGCAGCGGCAGGACCGTGAGGAACGGGAGGCAGACGACCATGTAGATGACGCTGTTCAGCAGCGCCCACCGCAACTGCTCGTCGTGCAGCAGGGCCTCGAAGTTCTTCAGGCCGACGAAGTGGCCGCCGCCGATCGGCCTGGCGTTCGTGAACGACAGGATGACGGTGTTGATCGACGGCCACAGGTTGAACACGAGCAACCACGCGAGTGCTGGGATCACCAGCACCCACGGGGTGAACCAACGGTGATACCGCATTACTGCGTGAGCAGCTGGTTGGCCTTGGCCACCGCGGCGTCGAGGGCTGCCTGGGACGTGATCTTGCCGGAGATCGCCAGCGAGATCTGCTGCCCGATGAAGTCGTTGGTCGCGCCGCTGATCACCGGCGGCTGCAGGTTCTTTGCCTTGGCCAGCGACTGGAACGCGAGCACCTTCGCGTCACTCTCCGGCGTGCCGTCGGACTTCGAGAAGTACGGGTCCTGGGCGGAGGCCTTGGTGGACGGGAAGATGTTCACGATCTTCGCGAACGCGGCCTGGTTCTCGGCGTTGGTGACGAACCGCGCGAGCGCGATCGCCGCGGCCTGGTTCTTGGTCTTGGCCGACACCGACAGCCCCTGCACGTACAGCGGCGGGGTGTCGAGCGCGGGCGACGGGACGACCTTGCCCTTCAGCGACGGGTTGTCCTTCTGGAAGTCCTGGATCGCGTTACCGCCGCCGGTGGTCCAGGCGACCTTGCCCTGGGTGAAGAGCTTGGAGTTGCCCAGGTACTCGTTGGTCAGGATATCCCGCGGCATGTAGCCGGCCTTGTAGGCGTCGCGGTACTTGTCCAGCAGCGCGGCCGCCTCAGGGGTGTTGAAGACGAACTTCTTGCCGTCGTCGGACAGGATCTTGACTCCGGCGTTGGTGAAGTCGCCGATGCCGGGCAGCCGCGACATCAGGTACTCCTTGCCGCCGGTCTTGTCGTGCATCGTCTTCGCGGCCGCGAGCAGCTCGTCGAAGGTCTTCGGCGGGTTCTTCACGTCCAGGCCGGCCGCGGCGAACTTGGTCGCGTTCCAGTAGTCGATGTCGGTGTTCAGGTACCACGGGTAGCCGAACGTGCCGGTCATCCCCTGGTACTGGTACGCCTGCACCCCGCCCTCGACGTACTCGTCCTTGATCTTCGGGTCGGCCGCACCGACGTCGAGCAGCATGTTCTGCTTGGCCAGGCTGAGCGCGAAGTCCGGCGGCAGGTTGGTGACGTCGGGCAGCTGACCGGCCGACGCCTGGCTCAGCACCTTCTTGTCGTAGCCGTCGCCGGGCTGGTCGAGCCAGGTCACGTGCGTGCCCGGGTACTTCGCCTCGAAGGCCTTGATCACACCCTCGACGTACGACGTGAACTTCGGCTTCAGCGCCCACGTCTGGAAGCTGACCTCACCGGTCACCTGCGCGTTCGCGTCGACGGTCGGCTTGGCGCCACCGCTGCCGGAGTCCCCGGATCCGAGGCCGCAAC carries:
- a CDS encoding carbohydrate ABC transporter permease is translated as MTTVTDPVRPADVSEAPRPAGRRRGSFGFNTVSPREKVVRYLLLAFVLLITIGPFLWQLSTSLKGSGEDIYTRIPRLLPSQPTFAHYKEVTDTIPVWDYARNSLVVAVLVVGGNVIGASLAGFAISRLQFRGRRIVLGLFLATLVLPGEVTIISQYVTVREFGLANTLFGVALPGMIGALNVLLMYNAFRALPLEVDQAAIVDGANAWQRFVYVGLPSVRGTISVIAIFAFIGAWDDFLWPLIVLTDPNKYTLTVGLQYLSGTFSNNPRLIAAGTMIAFIPIVIVFATLQRFFFKGVEEGAVKG
- a CDS encoding carbohydrate ABC transporter permease, which gives rise to MRYHRWFTPWVLVIPALAWLLVFNLWPSINTVILSFTNARPIGGGHFVGLKNFEALLHDEQLRWALLNSVIYMVVCLPFLTVLPLLLAVLVEKKLPGITFFRTAFYTPVVASAVVVALIWQWILDDRGLVNGMAEKLGFISGPLPFLSDQWLLLLSAISLTIWKGLGYYMIIYLAALGNVGRELHEAAAVDGAGPFRRFVHITIPGVRGTMILISILISVSALRVFSELFILSGGKGGPGGRDNSVVMLIQQYSQGFEGNLGYASALSIVLFFVTVVPMLVLARLNRRGAEA
- a CDS encoding ABC transporter substrate-binding protein; this translates as MRRRRLAPVAALAAAALTLAGCGLGSGDSGSGGAKPTVDANAQVTGEVSFQTWALKPKFTSYVEGVIKAFEAKYPGTHVTWLDQPGDGYDKKVLSQASAGQLPDVTNLPPDFALSLAKQNMLLDVGAADPKIKDEYVEGGVQAYQYQGMTGTFGYPWYLNTDIDYWNATKFAAAGLDVKNPPKTFDELLAAAKTMHDKTGGKEYLMSRLPGIGDFTNAGVKILSDDGKKFVFNTPEAAALLDKYRDAYKAGYMPRDILTNEYLGNSKLFTQGKVAWTTGGGNAIQDFQKDNPSLKGKVVPSPALDTPPLYVQGLSVSAKTKNQAAAIALARFVTNAENQAAFAKIVNIFPSTKASAQDPYFSKSDGTPESDAKVLAFQSLAKAKNLQPPVISGATNDFIGQQISLAISGKITSQAALDAAVAKANQLLTQ